The Lacerta agilis isolate rLacAgi1 chromosome 14, rLacAgi1.pri, whole genome shotgun sequence sequence ATATGAATTCCATTGTAAAGCCCAAGAATATAATTGTCAGATTCACTCTATCACTCAATTAAGAGGAATCACTCAAAAGAGAGTCAAAGTGCTAAAATTCCAGGATTCCAAGACCATTGTTTTACAATATATACACGGGGGCACTTTAGGGCACCACTAATACTCAGCCTTGTAATGGGGTATCTACACAAAGTGAAAATTCCATATAGATGAGACTTCCCATTCAATCTGATGGTCAGAGTGGATGGAATACTGCATTCGGCGACCACCAGGCCTCACATTCTCATATTGCTTGGCCTGAAAGTATATTTGAGTGAGGAAGAATTGGAAGCTGAAATGTCAGACATCAGCCAACCCCAGCTGTCATCTGGATCACTCAGGAGCTAGAGATCCATCACAAGGGCTTCAGAACTCAGGACATTTCATTTGATATTCCTAGGAAGCTACACTCTCAATCCAGATCAgagtttttcttttgttgttctgTCAATTTCTCTTGTTGGGCTTGGCACTCCAAGCTGGCGAAAATAGTTGATTAGAAACTAGGATAGGGCAGACAAATCTATGGCCCAGGTTACAGAATTCATCCTTTAGGTGAACCCTAAAGTTAATGTGATGATACTTTGATGGAACATATGAGGGTTGGGAGACCCAAGCAAATGTAAGAAGGCAGCTGATGCTGTCCACAAGCACCAGCCTAATGTTAGCTGTCTCCAGGAGTCACACCATGTTGAGTCAGTTGTATGCCTACTAAAACACAAGTATTTTTAAGACCGTTGTAAGGGGAATCCATTGATTCCCATTACCCAGGTTGCATTAAAAATGTTGTTAGAATCAGCTTACTCAGACTGTACTAAGAATGTGTCAAGAATATTTGTGCAGGAATAACTCAGCCTTGAGCTAGCCTGATAACAAGTTTCATCCTGTTTTTGCTGAACCAGGTATCCAGCTCTGATAATGCCTGCTTTTCCACTGTGAATGTCACTTAATttctacatacatatatataaagctaaggaaagggaaagatggagggcacaaggagaaggggacggcagaggatgagatggttggacagtgttctcgaagcgactagcatgagtttggccaaactgcaggaggcagtggaggataggggtgcctggcgtgctctggtccgtggggtcacgaagagtcggacatgactgaatgactgaacaacaacaaggaaagggCTCTATATAAGCTTGTGTAATGTATATATCTGTAGAATCGACCCTGGTGAACTCCCCAGTGACTGTTGTTTCTTGTCGAAAGAAAATTGCATTAAGCTTTCCGTGCTGTGTTCATAAAATAATTCCAACACACAATTATATTGTACCCAGGACCAGAAGTTCAAGAGGGGTTGCCATAATCTTAAATGCTACTTTTCATTTTCAAGTCCATAAAGTGAATGGTGACCCAGTTAACTATTCAGGCCCAAGTCGTTCGTATAAATTCTAACAGCACTTTGGATCATGGACAATCTAAGTTCATCACCTGCACAACTCTCAAAATACATGTCCAATTCAGTGTTGCTAAGCTGTACAAGACTCGTGAGAATTAAACCTTCAGGGTGTGATTAGAAATGAGACATGAATAAACTCATTGCTGTAGCTTTCCACTGTTAGAACAGATAGAGAGATGTCGAGAGAACAGCACTCCAATCCTAGGATAGCTACAGCTGAATAAGAAAGAAGTAATGTGATATATTTCTGTTCATAGGTACCAAACAAACATCAGAGAAGCACAATGTCTAACCAGTCAAGAGTGAATGGATTCCTTCTTCATGGATTTGCTGAAATCCAGCAGTTGCAGATATTCCACATCATCATTTTTGTCATGATGTATTTAGTGGCCTTCATAGAAAACCTTCTCATCATCACAGTCATCGTCTATAGCCACCAGCTTCATacacccatgtacttctttctggcCAACCTGTCATTCCAAGACTTTGGCTCCATATCCGTTACAGTACCCAAGTCCATTGCAAATTCCTTGATGAAGACCCAAACCATCTCTTACTCTGGATGTATCTGCCAAGTCTCCTTCCTTGTCTTCTTCATGGTCTCCCACTTCATCATTCTTGGTGTCATGGCATACGATCGCTATGTTGCCATCTGCAATCCACTGCATTATGAGACTGTTATGAACAAAAGAGCCTGCATTCAGATGGCAGCCAGTGCATGGATTGGTGGAGTTATCTATTCAACTATGTACACTGGGACTACATTCAGATTTGAGTTCTGTTCTAATGTCATCAATCAGTTCTTCTGTGAAATCCCACAACTGCTTAAAATCTCTTGCTCTGACTCATATCTCAATGAAATTTGGGTTCTGATTCTTGGGTCTTCTTTTGGCTTCATTTACTTTTTTCTCATTGTTTTTTCTTATGTTCAGATCTTCAGAGCTGTTCTTAGAATCCCATCCAGCCAAGGGAAGCAAAAATTCTTCTCAACTTGCTTGCctcattttattgttatttcccTGTTTGTGGTAAGTGGCACCTTTGTCTATTTCAGGCCAAGTTCCAGTTCCCCATCAGCATTTGACTTCTTGGTTTCTATGTTCTATTGCATGGTGCCACCTGTAATGAACCCACTCATATATAGTATGAGAAACAAGGAGCTGAAAATGGCATTCTGGAAACTGATTACCAACATTTCCCCACCAAATCTTAGACAAATACCATTCCCCAGTGCATTTTAGAGAACAGTTTCTAGATGCATGAACGTTTCCATTACTGTGTTTGTTTACTTTGAAGTAGGAAACACTGAACGCAATGGGAATTTATCCCAGGTAAAGATTGTAGCCATATACTTTGTGCATACTTCATCTATATAGGGCTTTAGGCCAGGAGGCTCTGTGATCTCCTGCTGATGTTGTACTAAAGCATTGATCCTCCCTACCCACTGCCCAtgatagctggggctgatagaaatTGGAGGACCATACATAGGCCAATCCTGCTTTAGATTGAATATACTCCCAAACTAGACCAATTTAATTAGCTCACTGCTCAGTAATATaagcatatctactcagaaataaatctcatTGAATACAATGAGAGGTTTGGGTAGTTTTGTATAGGAATGCCTATTTAAtctttcccattttaaaaataataatttttatttaagatTTTCATGAAGTAGTTAATGTAGATGACCGTGCTGACTGATAAATGCTAACATGTTAAAATTCATTACATTGTTCTCCTTAAAGGTGCATATTCATTAAAATTTGTATTAATTACAAATTCTTGCTGTCGAAATGTAAGCCAATAGATGAAATGTAATTTCTTTCAGATGAGCTTTCCTATGTACCCATTCTTATAGGTATTGTGAATTTTCACTAATTCCGTTCTTTTTAACTCATTGTAGTGTATTCTATTATAGGTaagttaaaatgtttttgttttgtttttatgtcacGACTTGCATATATGGCAAGCATGATGCAGAATGACTCTTGTGTGACCACGACTCCCCTTTTGTTATGATCTCACATCCCAACACATATTAAGCTTGCCACAGTCAAAGTATATCAAGATATAGAACAGGGCAACCTTCATTAACAACCCAAATGAAGATCAGAGAATTTTATACTGGGACCCATTAGATCAGGGTGCCCTGCATTTTTGGCAGCAACAGGCAGGGCAGGGAACAGAATGCAGCTTCTGGAATGGTGGAGGTATTGGGAAGGAGGAGTGAGGGCTCTAACATCATCCTAgtctcctcccacctccttcctgaaggcaggctttgaGGTGGTGCCCCCTTTGCTCAATGCACAGCGTGGGGGAACCAGCGGCACTGCATTAAATCTGGTGCTCTCCCACCAGggccaggaagaggaggaaacgaAGAGCTAGGCGAGAGCTGCCCCAAAGTTCCTGGAGCACCAGCGACCCAGTGGTGGTACTGCTGCTAGTGGTGAATTCAGGGTGCTCCTCATTGTCTCCAGTTCACACAGGTCAGTGACCTAGCTGGTGGCTAGAAAAGGGGGAGattagtggggtggggaggaatggcTGAGGTTTGGGGTGACTGGGGTAGGTAGATCTTGGCTGTGCAGAAAAGCCTGCCTGGTGGGGAAGAGCAAACTTGGGCTCCTGTTTATGGATTGGCagcggcgggtgtgtgtgtgttagatgaTCATCTGTGTCTCTCACATCCAAAGTGTGCACAAACAAATGTATCAATTGTGAAAGGGGACCTTGGATCTGTGACTTTCTACctctttcctccaccaccaccagatgGACAGGGAGAGGGATAGTCAGACTGCAACAGCGTGGGAGGGATGGAATGTGGTGGCAATTGTTTTGGGGTTGCTTTCAGCCCTGTTCCATGCACTCAGATCTTCCCAGGGCAGGATTTCAGGGGTTGGATTCTATCTCACGTACACACCGATCCTGGATTCTcccatatttttgtgttttgcatCTATCTTATGGCAAGGGAGTCACCCTGAGTTTGcatattaaatttatttaataaatgaataaatacactAAATTGTGTGTGGCATATATTAAACCGTATTAACTCTATTGTGACCACTTTAATTAATGATATGAAAATTTAATTCAGTGTGTGGTCTGTGGTTTCGGTATCAACTCTTGTGTCCCACTTGGTTTGAAAGACTGCACTGTCCTGCTTTAGATCCTCAGTTGTGGGAGTCAAATGAAGCCCCTTAGACCCCTCTACGTGGCTCTTGGGACACTCCCACAGGCTACAAATCTTCACCAGTCACATCTCCCCATGCCTGCTTCACACCTTCCTGAATTGTTTTGCCtgactgaaatgtgtccttgagctctgttAATGCCTCTGCTAATGCCTCTCACTTGTCAGGATGGAGGATACAGAAGGTAGTGTGAGTGTATAGAATCTAGCCTACTATGTAAAAGTAAAATCCACATTTATCACTGCATCTAGTTTTATCTCAGGCCCTGTCCAGCAGTGGTACCTGGTCCTGATCCAGGATGTAATGTGGTCCTTGGCTGAATAAGGTTCCCAATCCCCTAGACATCCTCATCCTTTCAACACATATTTGGGGAGTGGAGTTGCACTCCAGGACTGGCATCACATTTGCTGCATAACCCCTCCATATGTACAGTGTGAAAATCAACACCTTCACCAAAATTATGACTAGTAGCCCTCTACTAGTCCTGGTTGGGGTTGGCAACATCATCTTGGGTGAGAGGAGGTAAGGAGATACAAGTTCTCTTTCCTTCACTCATCTCCTGGATATATACAGTTAACTAGGGTTTTAAACCCAAAATTGCCCCACCCTGAGCTTATCCTGGATTGGATCCAAGGCAGCACAGGGCAGTGGTTCCCAGGTTGACACAGAGTGGGTCATCTTGATGGCTCCCATATTGAAGTCATTGGGCAGATGGCTTTGGGGGTCAGGGGCTGGGGAGGACCCCAAATACATTTTGACATTTCCTGCCACAACTTGCACCATGGCATGCCAGAACCTGCAGGGTTCACAactgcatctgctgctgctgctgctgctgcactgtaaATTCCAGAGAAATGTATGGGATTGAACCCACAGGGACCCCTCATTAGCAGCAGTTTTGCATTGGAGCAAGAGGCCctgatgccccccaccccccaaatgtcaGAAAGGATCTTAAATGTCCCTTTTGATTAAagccagagcttttttttttttttttcaactggAACTCTCCGGAAGTCAGCTGCCCTAAACTTTCATTGGTGTGTTCATTAAAGAATTCCACCACACTATTATACCACTCCCAGGAGCAAAAGTTCAAGAGGGGTTCTCATAATCTTAAATGCTAGATTTCATTTTCAAGTCTATAAGCTGAATGGTGACCCAGATAACGATTATTGTCCAAGCCCCTTATATAAATTTTAGTAGCACTTTGGGATCATAGTCAATCTAAGTTCATCACCTGCACAGCTCTAAAAAAATCACACCTGATTCAGTGCTGCTGAGCGGTACAAAACTCATGAGAGTTAAACCTTCAGGGTGTGATTAGAAATGAGACATGAATAAACTCATTGCTGTATCTTTCCACTGTTAGAACAGATAGAAAGATGTCATGAGAGCATCACTCCATCTCTGATAGCTACAGCTGAATAAGAAAGAAACAATGTGATGTATTTCTGTTcacatgcaacaaacaaacaccagagaAGCAAAATGTTTAACCAGTCAAGAGTGAATGAATTCCTTCTTCATGGATCTGCTGAAATTCAGGAGCTGCAGATATTCTACATCATCATTTTTGTCATAATGTATTTGGTGGCCTTCATAGAAAACCTTCTCATCATCACAGTCATCGTCTATAGCCACCAGCTTCATacacccatgtacttctttctggcCAACCTGTCATTCCAAGACTTTGGCTCCATATCTGTTACAGTTCCCAAGTCAATTGCAAATTCCTTGATGAATACCCAAACCATCTCTTACTCCGGATGTGTCTGTCAAGTCTCCTTCCTCGTTTTCTTTACGGTCTCCCATTTCATAATTCTTGGTGTCATGGCATATGATCGTTATGTTGCCATCTGCAATCCGCTGCTTTATGAGACTGTAATGAACAAGAACGCCTGCCTTTGGATTGCAACCAGTGCATGGATTGGTGGAGTTATCTATTCAACTATGTACACTGGGACTACATTCAGAGTTGAGTTCTGTTCTAATGTCATCAATCAGTTCTTCTGTGAGATTCCACAGCTTCTTAGGATTTCCTGTTCTGATTCATATTTCACTGAAATATGGGTTATAACTTTTGGAGGTTCTTTACTTTACATTTACTTTATTCTAATTGCATTTTCTTATGTTCAGATCTTCAGAGCTGTTCTTAGAATCCCATCCAGCCTAGGGAAGCAAAAATTCTTCTCAACTTGCTTGCCTCATTTTATTGTTATCTCCCTGTTTGTGGTAAGTGGCTCATTTGTCTACTTAAGACCAACTTCCAGGTCCCCATCAGCATTTGATCTCTTGGTTTCTATGTTCTACTGCATGGTGCCACCAGTAATGAACCCAGTCATCTATAGCATAAGAAACAAGGAGCTCAAAATGGCATTCTGGAAACTTATTGCCAACATTTCCCCTCCAATCCTTAGGCAAAAACCTTATTCTAGTGCATTTTAGAATACAGTTTCCATTGTGTATATCCCTTGCATAAACATTTCCAGTCCCGtgtttgtttactcagaagtatgcaacactgaactcaatgggaattactcccaggtaaagacTGTAGCCGTATACCTGTAGTGCATGTGTACTTATCTATATAGGGTTTTAGGCTGGTCTGGGCAATCTGTGTTCTCCTGCTGATGTTGTACTAAAACTTTGATCCTCCCTATCCACTGTctatgctagctggagctgacaGCAATTAGAGGACCATATATAAGCCAACCTTACTTTAGAGTGAATATGCTCCCAAACTGGACCAATTTAGCTGGCTCACTGCTCAGTAAAACAAGCCtatctattcagaaataagtttcATTGAATACAATGAGAGTTTTGGTTTATTGTGTATGGGACTGCAAATTTAATCATTTACAATGAAACCAAGAGGACCTAAAGCCAATTTTATGTAGATGATATTGTTGACTATAACATATTAACGTCCATTACATTGTTCTCTTTAAAAGTTTGTATTCTTTAATATTTgcattgattaattttttttgctgtgtAAATGTACGTCAAATACAGTTTCATTCAAGTGAACTTACTGATGTAGCCATTTTTTGTAGGTGGTATGAATTTTCAGtaatttacttgtttttaactaATTATTTTGTATGTCATTATAGGGATgttataatgtttttattttttaatttttttgccacagTTTGCTTATATGGCAAGCTGGATGTAGAATGACTCTTGAGTGGCCACGACTTCCCTTCCATTTAATTGTGCATTTAATCATATATATTAAACATATTAATTGTGGATATTATTTATAATGGTATTCATAAAAAATAATGTAAACCTTAAAAAGCTATCACTTTAGCTGTTTATGAAAAGGCAGGCAATGAGATAGACATGTGAGTCTTCCTTGAGAAGGCATTTACAGTCTAGAGCTCTATACAGAAACAGTGCAAGTGGTCTCTTTCAACACACAGTTGGGGAGTGGAGTTGTGCTTAGTAGCCCCAGCACTGGCATCACATTTGCTGCATGGCTCATCCTTCTGGCATTTTAACAGTGTGAAAGTTGTAGAGAGGACACCTTCACCTCTGCAGCTTTATCCTTGCTTATGTTAACACATAGACACAAGGGGGAGAAGCCAGTATGTACACTAATATGTGCAATGGGTGGGACCCCACATGcatattgatattattattattattattattattattattattattatttgtaccccgcccatctggctggatttccccagccactctgggcagcttccaacagaaatcaaatacaaaaatatcacacattaaaaacttccctaaaaagggctgccttcaggtattttctgaatgtcaggtagttgtttatttccttgacctgtgatgggagggcgttccacagggcgggcgccactaccaagaaggccctctgcctggttccctgtagctttgcttcttgcagtgagggaaccgccagaaggcccttggcgctggatctcagtgtccgggctgagtgatgggggtagagacgctccttcaggtatagaaaGCTTGTGTGTTCTTTAACTCAGGTGTCCAAACGGAAGAGACCTCGTCTCATGCAGGTTGTCCCTACCTAATGAACTTCAGAGAGCAAGGGGAGGATAAGAATAAATATCTCAGCTGTGGAATGGAGTGACACACACGCTCATGAAGAAGCAAATACTGGACCCAGAAGGCTTAGGGTCATAAGGCATTTTATGATGGGATTGCTCATAGTTTCAACTCCTAATGAGGGCAGGGCATGCGTGCCAGGTTCCACCCAACATTGGAGGGGCCTAGCATGTCCATGTGACATCATACAGTGGGAGGAGGCCGATGGGGCCTGTCATGCCCTCTGAAAGGCCCTCTTTTGAGATCTGTAATGAAAAGAGTGTCAACACAAGACACACCTGGTCCAATTTTTCCATGTTAGTGGGACACAAATTGTGGATGTCTGAAACATATGGAGAGTGACTAAACAAGATCAAATAGTTCCCTAAccttaaaatcatcatcatcacattatGGAGTGCCTAAGGATTCTATAGCATTGTGCATATATTAAAAGATAAGACAGTTCCTGCTTCCAGGCTCACAATCCAATAGTTATGTGTTCTGCTAAGGGCAGGGTTCTTTCCGGATCTGGAACCAATAAAAACACCAGTGGATGAAAAATAAGTAATGCTTTATTTACGTATGGTTAACATATAGCAGCAGGCATACAAAACACTAATTATAGCATACCAGACAGAAGTCACACACATTCTCCCCTTCAGCTGCCCGGAGCTCCAGGTAGAGCAACAAGAGAGACCCTGGCCAACAGTCTCACAGCATCTGGTACCTTGACTTGTGAAGAAGCTCTCTGGGCCCTTCAACCTACAGCTTTTGTAGCCAACTTTGATTGACTTGATTGACTGCACCTGGTTAGCAGGCATCACTCACGATCAGCCCAGGACCCTGGGTGTGACTCAACTGGAATGTGGAGCAGCTGAGAGTCTCCAACCCAGTTCACTGCAACTGGGTACCCTCCCCACTAGCCAATCAGCACTTAGAACACAGGAGACCCAGGAAACTCCTGACACAGGTGTGTGGAAAACAAGATATACCAGCATGAATCGGTAAACTTTAAACCGGGGGTGTAAAGGGAAAGAGACGTGTCATCTAACTCCTCGAAATTACAATGGTCCCCTACATTTCCCCTACAACATGACACATTGTCTTGGGTGAGAGGAGGGAAGCAGACACAAGTTGTATACCCCTAATTAAACATTCTGGACCAAATCTGAGGCAGCAGAGGGCAGTGGT is a genomic window containing:
- the LOC117057727 gene encoding olfactory receptor 14A16-like, whose protein sequence is MSNQSRVNGFLLHGFAEIQQLQIFHIIIFVMMYLVAFIENLLIITVIVYSHQLHTPMYFFLANLSFQDFGSISVTVPKSIANSLMKTQTISYSGCICQVSFLVFFMVSHFIILGVMAYDRYVAICNPLHYETVMNKRACIQMAASAWIGGVIYSTMYTGTTFRFEFCSNVINQFFCEIPQLLKISCSDSYLNEIWVLILGSSFGFIYFFLIVFSYVQIFRAVLRIPSSQGKQKFFSTCLPHFIVISLFVVSGTFVYFRPSSSSPSAFDFLVSMFYCMVPPVMNPLIYSMRNKELKMAFWKLITNISPPNLRQIPFPSAF
- the LOC117057728 gene encoding olfactory receptor 14A16-like, which encodes MFNQSRVNEFLLHGSAEIQELQIFYIIIFVIMYLVAFIENLLIITVIVYSHQLHTPMYFFLANLSFQDFGSISVTVPKSIANSLMNTQTISYSGCVCQVSFLVFFTVSHFIILGVMAYDRYVAICNPLLYETVMNKNACLWIATSAWIGGVIYSTMYTGTTFRVEFCSNVINQFFCEIPQLLRISCSDSYFTEIWVITFGGSLLYIYFILIAFSYVQIFRAVLRIPSSLGKQKFFSTCLPHFIVISLFVVSGSFVYLRPTSRSPSAFDLLVSMFYCMVPPVMNPVIYSIRNKELKMAFWKLIANISPPILRQKPYSSAF